One window of Parambassis ranga chromosome 3, fParRan2.1, whole genome shotgun sequence genomic DNA carries:
- the LOC114433659 gene encoding transmembrane protein 216-like, translating to MGAALGVLASRVLLPYPMDNLVLDVVLLLLFLALEILCIFYGWKGNLCECSLSPCVSLFILLPCAALAVYYRLLQTFILRLEFLLSAVLLCFYGLEFLLGLLSIATFSR from the exons gggttTTGCTCCCATACCCAATGGATAACCTGGTTCTGGacgtggtgctgctgctgcttttccttGCTCTAGAGATCCTCTGCATATTTTATG gctgGAAGGGGAACCTGTGTGAGTGCTCGCTGTCCCCTTGTGTGTccctcttcatcctgctgccctgcGCGGCGCTGGCTGTTTACTACCGGCTGCTGCAGACCTTCATCCTGCGGCTCGAGTTTCTCCTCAGCGCCGTCCTGCTCTGCTTCTATGGCCTCGAGTTCCTGCTGGGTCTGCTCTCCATAGCCACCTTCTCCAGGTGA